The genomic region TTCCAGCCGCCCGTCCGCGACCTCGCCGTGGACCGAGGACGGCGGCAGCAACGCGAAGCCGAGGCCCTCCTCGACCAGGCTCGTCAGCACGCGGAACGAATCCGCCTCCAGCTGGACGTCGAGCTTGATCTTGCGCTGGGCCGCGGCGTGCTCGATCAGCGCGCGGAGGCCGTGGGAATGAGAGGGCAGCACCAACCGCTGCCGCAGCAGCCAGCCGATGTCGACGCTCTTCTTGCGCGCCAGCCCGCAGCCGCGCGGACCGACCGCGACGATGTTGTCGCGCCCCAGGCTCTGCACATTGAGATGGAGATCGGCCGAGCGGCCGTAGAGGATGGCGAGATCCATCTCGCCGCGATGCAGCCATTCGACCAGATGGCCGCTATAGCTCTCGACGATGCGCAGCGAGATGCCGGGAAATTTTTCGACGCAGCGCCGCGCAAAGCGCGCCGAGAGTACGCAGCTCACGGTCGGAACGAGACCAAGCACGACCTGGCCCGACGGCGGCCCCTTGGCCGACTGGATGTCGTCGCGAATCTGGTCGATCTGCCGCACGATGCCGGAGGTGCGCGCGAGCAGGAGGCGGCCGGCCTCGGTCAGCACCATGCCGCGGCCGTTGCGCGTGAAAAGCTCCGTGCGCAGCTCGTGTTCCAGCAGCTTGATCTGCCGAGAGAGCGCCGGCTGCGCCACGCGCAAGGTGTCGGAGGCCTTGGACAGGCTGCCGAGCTCCGCCACGCAACTGAAGGTCCTGAGCTGCCGGAAATCCATACTTGCCAATCCTGGAAGGCTACTCCATACGCTATAACAAATGAGCATAGGGGGCGGGCATTGTTTTCACAACGCCCGTGGGTTGGCCGGCGTTATCTTAACTGCCGCTAAGAATTGGAAACGCCATGAGTCAAGAACACCACACCGAAGATTACGCCGACATTCGCGAAGCCGTTGCCAAGCTCTGCGCGCAGTTCCCGGGCGAATATTGGCGCAAGCTCGACCGCGAGATGGCCTACCCCAAGGCGTTCGTCGATGCGCTGACCGAGGCCGGCTATCTCTCGGTGCTGATCCCCGAGGAATATGGCGGCGCGGGCCTGAAGCTGTCGGCGGCCGCCGCGATCCTGGAAGAGATCCAGCGCGCGGGCTGCAACGGCGGCGGCTGTCACGCCCAGATGTACACGATGGGCACGGTGCTCAGGCACGGCAATGCCGAGCAGAAGGCAAAGTACCTGCCGAAGATCGCGAGCGGCGAGTTGCGCCTGCAGGCGTTCGGGGTCACCGAGCCGACCAGCGGCACCGACACCTCCTCGCTGAAGACGTTCGCGCGCAAGGACGGCAACGACAGCTACATCGTCAACGGCCAGAAGATCTGGACCAGCCGCGCCGAGCATTCCGACCTGATGGTGCTGCTGGCGCGCACCACGCCGAAGGACCAGGTCAAGAAGCGCACCGATGGTCTTTCGGTGTTTATCGTCGACATGCGCGAGGCCAGGAACAACGGTCTCGAGATCCGCCCGATCCGCACCATGATGAACCACGCCACCACCGAAGTGTTCTTCACCGACATGAGGGTGCCGGCGGAGAATCTGATCGGCGAGGAAGGCAAGGGTTTTCGCTACATCCTCTCCGGCATGAATGCCGAGCGCATCCTGATCGCGGCCGAATGCGTCGGCGACGCCAAGTGGTTCATTGCGAAGGCGACGAACTACGCCAAGGAGCGCGCCGTGTTCGGCCGGCCGATCGGCCAGAATCAAGGCATCCAGTTCCCGATCGCCAAGGCCTACGCCTCGATGCGCGCGGCCGAGCTGATGGTGAAGGAAGCCACGCGCAAATACGAGGCCGGGCTCGATTGCGGCGCGGAGGCCAACATGGCCAAGATGCTGGCGGCGGATGCGTCGTGGGAAGCGGCGAATGCCTGCATCCAGACCCATGGCGGCTTCGGCTTCGCCGAGGAATACGACGTCGAGCGCAAATTCCGCGAGACGCGACTCTACCAGGTGGCGCCGATCTCGACCAACCTCGTGCTGTCCTACGTCGCCGAGCACGTCCTCGGCATGCCGCGCTCGTACTGAGGTTGCGGCCATGGGAGCACTTGACGGGATCAGGGTGATTGCGGTCGAGCAGGCGGTGGCAGCGCCGTTCTGCTCCTCGCGTCTGGCCGATGCCGGCGCCGAGGTGATCAAGATCGAGCGGCCCGAGGGCGATTTCGCCCGCGGCTATGACGCGGCCGCCAAGGGCCAGAGCAGCTACTTCGTCTGGCTCAACCGCGGCAAGCAATCGGTCGTGGTCGATCTCACGACGAAGGAGGGCCGCGCCGAGCTGGAGAAGCTGATCGCGAGCGCCGACGTGCTGATCCAGAACCTCAAGCCGGGCTCGATGGACAAGCTCGGCTTCTCGCGCGAGCGGCTCTTGAAGGACTATCCCAAGCTGATTTCCTGCACGATCACCGGCTATGGCGACGAGGGTCCCTACGCCCATCGCAAGGCCTATGATCTCCTGATCCAGGCCGAGAGCGGCCTTGCCTCGATCACCGGCAATCCCGACGGCGCCTCGCGCGTCGGCATGTCGATCGTCGACGTCGCGACCGGCGCCACTGCCCACGCGGCGATCCTGGAAGCGCTGATCGCGCGCGGGCGCACCGGCAAGGGCGCTGACATCCGCATCTCCATGTTCGACGTGATGGCGGACTGGTGCACGGTGCCGCTGCTCAACGCCGAAGCCGGCAATCCGCCCAAGCGCATGGGCCTGCGGCATCCCTCGATCGCACCTTACGGCGTGTTCACCTCGAAGGACGGCAAGGACATCCTGATCTCGATCCAGAGCGAGCGCGAGTGGAAGACGCTGTGCGCGAAGGTGCTGGATCAGCCGGACCTGCCAGCCGATCCCCGCGTCGCCAACATGGTCGAGCGCGTGCGCAACCGCGACTTCACGGACCAGACCGTGGCCGACGTCTTCGGCAAGATGACGCGCGACGAGCTGTTGAAGCGGCTGTCGGACGCCGACATCGCATTCGCCGAGGTCAACACCATGGCCGACCTCGCCAATCACCCGCATCTGCGGCGGATCGAGGTCGACACGCCGAACGGCCGCGTCAGCTATCCCGCGCCGGCGCCGATCGTCGTCGGCGAGACGCGCTCTTACGGCGCCGTGCCCGCGATCGGCCAGCGTCCCCAGTCCAAATAAAGAGAGCAAGGCATCATGACCGAGAAGCTCGACATCGATCATTTGCGGCAATGGATCGGCCGCAGCCAGGAGGCCACCGACATCGTCACCGCGCAGCTCGTCAAGGGCCTGCGGGCGACATTGTTCCAGGACATCGGCGAGCCCAAGACGGGCGACGTCGCGCCGTTCACGGTACACTGGTGCCTGGCACAGCCGGTGTTCCCGATGTCGATGCTCGGGCCCGACGGCCACCCGACCCGCGGCGGCTTCCTGCCGCCGGTGCCGCTGCCGCGCCGGATGTGGGCCGGCGGCGAGATCGAGTTCCTGCAGCCCTTGCGCGTTGGCGATGAATCGACGCGGACCTCGCGCATTGCCGACGTGCAGGTGAAATCAGGCTCGACCGGCACGCTGTGCTTCGTCTCGGTCGAGCACAGCATCTCCTCGCCGAGGGGCACGGCGATCCGCGAGCGGCAGGACATCGTCTATCGCGAAATGACCGGCAGCGCGCCGGCTGGCGGCAAGGCGCCGCCTCCGCCGCCAAAGGCGCAGCATCGCGAGACGCATGTGTCCGATCCCGTGCTGCTGTTTCGCTACTCCGCGCTGACCTTCAACGGCCACCGCATCCATTACGACCGCGACTACGTCACCAAGGTCGAGGGCTATCCGGGCCTGATCTTCCACGGCCCGCTGCAGGCGGCGCTGATCGTCGAGATGGCAGCCAAGCTTCGCGGCGGCAAGGCGCCGAGAAAGTTTTCTTACCGCGGCGTGCAGCCGCTGTTCGAAGGCACGGAGTTTTCGGTCAACGCCAATGAGACTGAGGCCGGCATGGAGCTGTGGACCGCAAACGCGGAGGGGCAGCCGACGATGAAGGGGACGGCGGTGTGGTGAGCCACCGCTGTTAGACCCTCACCCTGAGGAGCGCGCCCCTCGCGCGCGTCTCGAAGGGCGAGGCCACCAGCCGGGCCTTCATCCTTCGAGACGCGCGAAGACGCGCTCCTCAGGATGAGGAACTGATAGGACGGAAACCATGGCGAAGAACGGCAAGACCGGCAGCAAGTCCGTCACCGTGAAGCAGGCAACGCTCGACCTCTTGCGCGCCTTCGGCATCGACAGGGTGTTCGGCAACCCTGGTTCGACCGAGCTGCCGTTCCTGAGCGACTGGCCTGGCGACATCGACTACGTGCTGGCGCTGCAGGAGGCTTCCGCCGTCGGCATGGCCGATGGCTACGCCCAGGCGATGCGCAATGCCGGCTTCGTTAATCTGCATTCGGCGGCCGGCGTCGGCAACGCGCTCGGCAACATCTACACCGCGCATCGCAACCAGACCCCGCTGGTGATCACCGCGGGCCAGCAGGCGCGCTCGATCCTGCCGCTGCAGCCGTTCCTCTATGCCGAGCGCGCCTCCGAGTTTCCGCGGCCTTACGTCAAATACAGCGTCGAGCCGGCAAGGCCTGAGGACGTGCCCGCCGCGATCGCGCGCGCCTATTACACCGCAATGCAGCCGCCATGCGGGCCGACCTTCGTGTCGATCCCGATCGACGACTGGGCCCATGCTTGCGCGCCGGTCGAGGCGCGCAAGGTCAGCCGCGAGATCGGCCCTGAGCTGGAGCCGATGAAGGCGTTGGTGGCCGCGCTCGGCTCGGCAAAAAATCCGGCTCTCGTCGTCGGCCCTGGAATCGATCGCGCCGGCGCGGTCGAGTTGATGGTGCGCGTCGCCGAGAAGACCAAGGCCAGCGTCTGGGTCAGCCCGTTCTCGGCACGCTGCTCCTTCCCCGAGCGCCATCCGCAATTCGCGGGCTTCCTGCATGCCTCGCCGGCGCAGCTGTCCGATGCGCTGCGCGAGCACGACCTGGTCGTCGTGATCGGCGCACCGGTATTCACCTTCCATGTCGAGGGCCATGCCGCGATCTTCGACGGCGGCGCGACCATCTTCCAGATCATTGATGATGCGGATGCCGCCGCGGTGACGCCATCAGGCACCAGCATCATCGCCACGATGAAGCCGGCGCTCAGCCTGCTGCTCGACCTGCTGCCCGAGAGCAAGCGCGCGGCGCCAAAAGGCCGCACGCTGCCGCCGGCGCCACAGGCCACCGATCCGCTGCCGGTCGAATTCCTGCTGCATTCGCTGTCGCAGGCGATGCCCGAAGGCGCCTCACTGGTCGAGGAAGTGCCCTCGCACCGGCCGGCGATGCAAAAATTCCTGCCGATGCGCGGCCAGGACAGTTTCTACACCATGTCGAGCGGCGGCCTCGGCTACTCCCTGCCCGCCGCGGTCGGCATGGCGCTCGGCAAGCCGAAGCAGCGCACGGTATGCCTGATCGGCGACGGCTCGGCGATGTATTCGATCCAGGCGCTCTGGACCGCCGCGCAACGCAAGCTGCCGCTCACTGTCGTCGTCATCAACAATTCCGGCTACGGCGCGATGCGCTCGTTCAGCCAGGTGATGCAGGTGCGGAACGTGCCGGGGCTGGAGCTGCCGGGGATCGATTTCGTCCGGCTCGCCGAGGGCATGGGCTGCGATGCGGTGCGGGTGACGAAGGCTGCGGAGCTGGGCGAGGCGCTCAAGCGAGGCATAGCGTTCGAGGGCACGAGCCTCGTCGAGGTCGTCGTGGATTCCGCGGTGCCGGTGTTGTACGGGCAGAAGCATTAGGGGGCGCGTAGCCCGGATGGAGCGGAGCGCAATCCGGGCTACGACATCACGACGCTAAAAATCCTCCATCCGCGGCGAGCACGTGGCCGACGACATAGGACGAGGCATCCGACGACAGCCACACTACGGCCTCGGCCACCTCCTCCGGGCTGCCCATCCGCCGCAGCGGCAGGCCTGCGCTCACCGTCGCGACATCGCCGACCCCGGCGCGCAGCATCATGTCGGTGACGACACGGCCGGGGGCGATCGCGTTGATACGGATGCCGCGCGGCGCGTTCTCCATCGCGGCCGAGCGCGTCAGCGAGATCGCGGCGGCCTTGGAGGCCGAGTAGAGCGAAAAGCCGGGATTGGGATTGCGCACGCCGCTGACGGAGGTGTTGACGACGATGCTGCCGCGGCCCTGCGCCA from Bradyrhizobium sp. CB1015 harbors:
- a CDS encoding LysR substrate-binding domain-containing protein, whose translation is MDFRQLRTFSCVAELGSLSKASDTLRVAQPALSRQIKLLEHELRTELFTRNGRGMVLTEAGRLLLARTSGIVRQIDQIRDDIQSAKGPPSGQVVLGLVPTVSCVLSARFARRCVEKFPGISLRIVESYSGHLVEWLHRGEMDLAILYGRSADLHLNVQSLGRDNIVAVGPRGCGLARKKSVDIGWLLRQRLVLPSHSHGLRALIEHAAAQRKIKLDVQLEADSFRVLTSLVEEGLGFALLPPSSVHGEVADGRLETAPVSKPMTRELIFASPIDHPASTASLAITALLREEVAACRKDGVWDIRLS
- a CDS encoding CaiB/BaiF CoA-transferase family protein; this translates as MGALDGIRVIAVEQAVAAPFCSSRLADAGAEVIKIERPEGDFARGYDAAAKGQSSYFVWLNRGKQSVVVDLTTKEGRAELEKLIASADVLIQNLKPGSMDKLGFSRERLLKDYPKLISCTITGYGDEGPYAHRKAYDLLIQAESGLASITGNPDGASRVGMSIVDVATGATAHAAILEALIARGRTGKGADIRISMFDVMADWCTVPLLNAEAGNPPKRMGLRHPSIAPYGVFTSKDGKDILISIQSEREWKTLCAKVLDQPDLPADPRVANMVERVRNRDFTDQTVADVFGKMTRDELLKRLSDADIAFAEVNTMADLANHPHLRRIEVDTPNGRVSYPAPAPIVVGETRSYGAVPAIGQRPQSK
- the mdlC gene encoding benzoylformate decarboxylase, with product MAKNGKTGSKSVTVKQATLDLLRAFGIDRVFGNPGSTELPFLSDWPGDIDYVLALQEASAVGMADGYAQAMRNAGFVNLHSAAGVGNALGNIYTAHRNQTPLVITAGQQARSILPLQPFLYAERASEFPRPYVKYSVEPARPEDVPAAIARAYYTAMQPPCGPTFVSIPIDDWAHACAPVEARKVSREIGPELEPMKALVAALGSAKNPALVVGPGIDRAGAVELMVRVAEKTKASVWVSPFSARCSFPERHPQFAGFLHASPAQLSDALREHDLVVVIGAPVFTFHVEGHAAIFDGGATIFQIIDDADAAAVTPSGTSIIATMKPALSLLLDLLPESKRAAPKGRTLPPAPQATDPLPVEFLLHSLSQAMPEGASLVEEVPSHRPAMQKFLPMRGQDSFYTMSSGGLGYSLPAAVGMALGKPKQRTVCLIGDGSAMYSIQALWTAAQRKLPLTVVVINNSGYGAMRSFSQVMQVRNVPGLELPGIDFVRLAEGMGCDAVRVTKAAELGEALKRGIAFEGTSLVEVVVDSAVPVLYGQKH
- a CDS encoding MaoC family dehydratase N-terminal domain-containing protein; this translates as MTEKLDIDHLRQWIGRSQEATDIVTAQLVKGLRATLFQDIGEPKTGDVAPFTVHWCLAQPVFPMSMLGPDGHPTRGGFLPPVPLPRRMWAGGEIEFLQPLRVGDESTRTSRIADVQVKSGSTGTLCFVSVEHSISSPRGTAIRERQDIVYREMTGSAPAGGKAPPPPPKAQHRETHVSDPVLLFRYSALTFNGHRIHYDRDYVTKVEGYPGLIFHGPLQAALIVEMAAKLRGGKAPRKFSYRGVQPLFEGTEFSVNANETEAGMELWTANAEGQPTMKGTAVW
- a CDS encoding acyl-CoA dehydrogenase family protein, whose product is MSQEHHTEDYADIREAVAKLCAQFPGEYWRKLDREMAYPKAFVDALTEAGYLSVLIPEEYGGAGLKLSAAAAILEEIQRAGCNGGGCHAQMYTMGTVLRHGNAEQKAKYLPKIASGELRLQAFGVTEPTSGTDTSSLKTFARKDGNDSYIVNGQKIWTSRAEHSDLMVLLARTTPKDQVKKRTDGLSVFIVDMREARNNGLEIRPIRTMMNHATTEVFFTDMRVPAENLIGEEGKGFRYILSGMNAERILIAAECVGDAKWFIAKATNYAKERAVFGRPIGQNQGIQFPIAKAYASMRAAELMVKEATRKYEAGLDCGAEANMAKMLAADASWEAANACIQTHGGFGFAEEYDVERKFRETRLYQVAPISTNLVLSYVAEHVLGMPRSY